The proteins below are encoded in one region of Mycobacterium shinjukuense:
- a CDS encoding circularly permuted type 2 ATP-grasp protein yields the protein MASAELALDTRTAAAGAAGDRYDADRLLAGYQAARAQQALFDLRSGPGIGYDEFVDADGNVRPAWTELADAVAERGRAGLDRLRSVVGGLIDHDGITYTEVDSHRVAHDGGHPPEPGPWRLDTLPLVVSADDWNVLEAGLVQRSRLLDTVLADLYGPRRMLLEGVLPPELLFAHPGYLRAANGIRVPGRHQLFMHACDLSRLPDGGFQVNADWTQAPSGAGYALADRRVVAHAIPDLYERIAPRPTTPFAQALRLALIDAAPDVAQDPMVVVLSPGIYSETAFDQAYLATLLGFPLVESTDLVVRDGKLWMRSLGTLKRVDVVLRRVDADYADPLDLRADSRLGVVGLVEAQHRGTVTVVNTLGSGILENPGLLRFLPELAERLLGEAPLLPTAPLYWGGIPSERAHLLANLSSLLIKPTVGGETLVGPAMSSGQLAQLAARIEAMPWQWVGQELPTFSSAPTDHAGVLSSAGVGIRLFTVAQRSGYAPMIGGLGYVLASGPAAFTLKTVAAKDIWVRPTERALVETVTLPAVELPVELPAKTGAGTWAVSSPRVLSDLFWMGRYGERAENMARLLIVARERFHVFRHAQDTEESECVPVLMAALGQITGTDTGAAHDHAEMIAVAPSMLWAMTVDPDRPGSLAQSVEGLALAARAVRDQLSNDTWMVLAGVERALAQPSDPPEPLAEADVLLAAAQAQTLAGMLTLAGVAAESMVHDVGWTMMDIGKRIERGLWLTALLRDTLTTVRGAAAEEAITEATLVACESSVIYRRRTVGKVSVAAVTELMLFDAHNPRSLVYQLERLRANLKDLPGASGSSRPERVVEEISTRLRRSDPAELEEVADGRRAELADLLAAVHSALRDLSDVITATQLTLPGGMQPLWGPDERRVMPA from the coding sequence ATGGCGTCCGCAGAATTGGCACTCGACACGAGGACGGCGGCCGCTGGCGCTGCCGGCGACCGCTACGACGCCGACCGCCTGCTGGCCGGCTACCAGGCGGCGCGTGCCCAACAGGCGCTGTTCGACCTGCGCAGCGGCCCGGGAATCGGCTACGACGAATTCGTCGACGCCGACGGGAATGTGCGGCCGGCCTGGACCGAGCTGGCCGACGCGGTGGCCGAGCGTGGCAGGGCCGGGCTGGATCGGCTGCGGTCGGTGGTGGGTGGCCTGATCGACCACGACGGCATCACCTACACCGAGGTCGATTCCCACCGCGTCGCCCACGACGGCGGCCACCCCCCCGAGCCGGGGCCCTGGCGGCTGGACACGCTGCCGCTGGTGGTCTCCGCGGACGACTGGAACGTCCTGGAGGCCGGGCTGGTCCAGCGGTCACGCCTACTCGATACCGTGCTCGCAGACCTCTACGGGCCTCGCCGCATGCTGCTCGAGGGTGTGCTGCCACCGGAGCTGCTGTTCGCCCACCCGGGTTACCTGCGCGCCGCCAACGGCATCAGGGTGCCCGGGCGTCACCAGCTGTTCATGCACGCGTGCGACCTGAGCCGGTTGCCCGACGGCGGCTTCCAAGTCAACGCCGACTGGACCCAGGCGCCCTCGGGGGCCGGCTACGCGCTGGCCGACCGGCGGGTGGTCGCGCACGCCATCCCCGATCTCTACGAACGGATCGCGCCGCGCCCCACCACACCGTTCGCCCAGGCGCTGCGGCTGGCGCTGATCGACGCGGCACCCGACGTTGCCCAGGACCCGATGGTGGTCGTGCTCAGCCCGGGCATCTACTCCGAGACGGCCTTCGATCAGGCGTATCTGGCGACGTTGCTGGGTTTCCCGCTGGTGGAAAGCACGGATTTGGTGGTGCGCGACGGCAAGCTGTGGATGCGTTCCCTGGGCACCCTGAAACGCGTCGACGTCGTGCTGCGCCGCGTCGACGCGGACTACGCGGACCCGCTGGATCTGCGCGCCGATTCCCGGCTCGGTGTGGTCGGTCTGGTGGAGGCGCAACATCGGGGAACGGTGACCGTCGTCAACACCTTGGGCAGCGGCATCCTGGAAAACCCCGGGCTGCTGCGGTTTCTGCCCGAGCTCGCCGAGCGGTTGCTCGGCGAGGCCCCGCTTTTACCCACCGCGCCCCTCTATTGGGGCGGCATCCCCAGCGAACGCGCACACCTGCTGGCCAATCTCTCGTCACTGCTGATCAAGCCGACGGTCGGCGGGGAAACCCTGGTCGGGCCGGCGATGTCGTCGGGGCAGCTGGCGCAACTGGCCGCGCGGATCGAAGCCATGCCGTGGCAGTGGGTCGGCCAGGAGCTACCGACGTTTTCGTCGGCGCCCACCGACCATGCCGGCGTGTTGTCCTCGGCCGGCGTCGGCATCCGGCTGTTCACCGTCGCCCAGCGCAGCGGCTATGCGCCGATGATCGGCGGCCTGGGCTACGTACTGGCGTCCGGTCCTGCCGCATTCACGCTAAAAACCGTTGCGGCAAAGGATATTTGGGTGCGGCCGACGGAGCGTGCGCTGGTCGAGACGGTGACACTGCCAGCGGTTGAGCTGCCGGTGGAGCTGCCGGCGAAGACCGGCGCGGGCACCTGGGCCGTCAGCTCGCCGCGGGTGCTGTCCGACCTGTTCTGGATGGGACGCTACGGCGAGCGGGCCGAGAACATGGCCCGGTTGCTGATCGTCGCGCGCGAGCGCTTCCACGTGTTCCGGCATGCACAGGACACCGAGGAAAGCGAGTGTGTGCCGGTGCTGATGGCCGCGCTGGGCCAGATCACCGGGACCGACACCGGCGCGGCTCATGACCACGCCGAGATGATCGCCGTCGCCCCGTCGATGCTGTGGGCCATGACCGTGGACCCCGACCGGCCAGGATCGCTTGCCCAGTCGGTGGAGGGGCTGGCGCTGGCCGCCCGCGCGGTGCGCGACCAGTTGTCCAACGACACCTGGATGGTGCTGGCCGGGGTGGAGCGTGCGCTTGCGCAGCCATCCGACCCGCCGGAGCCGCTCGCCGAGGCCGACGTGCTGCTCGCCGCGGCTCAGGCGCAGACGTTGGCCGGCATGCTGACGCTCGCGGGGGTGGCCGCCGAGTCGATGGTGCACGACGTGGGCTGGACGATGATGGACATCGGCAAACGGATCGAGCGCGGCCTGTGGCTGACCGCGCTGCTGCGCGACACGCTGACCACCGTCCGCGGTGCCGCGGCCGAGGAAGCCATCACGGAGGCCACCCTGGTGGCGTGTGAATCGTCGGTGATCTACCGGCGCCGCACGGTTGGCAAGGTCAGCGTCGCCGCGGTGACCGAGCTGATGCTGTTCGACGCGCACAACCCGCGGTCGCTGGTCTACCAGCTGGAGCGGCTGCGGGCCAACCTCAAGGATCTGCCCGGCGCGTCGGGGTCATCACGTCCGGAGCGGGTGGTGGAGGAGATCAGCACCCGTCTGCGCCGATCGGATCCGGCGGAGCTGGAAGAGGTCGCCGACGGGCGCCGCGCGGAGCTGGCAGATCTGCTCGCCGCGGTACATTCGGCGTTGCGCGACCTGTCCGACGTCATCACCGCGACGCAGCTGACGTTGCCCGGCGGCATGCAGCCGCTGTGGGGGCCCGACGAACGACGGGTGATGCCGGCTTAA
- a CDS encoding zinc-binding metallopeptidase family protein, translating to MRDFHCPNCGQRLTFENSACLSCGSALGFSLDQMALLVIAHGEGGEHAGAVAASDYRLCANLHRAECNWLVPVDRPGGLCASCALTVERPNDADGVGLAVFARAEAAKRRLVAELHELKLPVVGRDQDPNRGLAFRLLSSAHEAVTTGHDNGVITLDLAEGDDVHREQLRVEMDEPYRTLLGHFRHEVGHYYFFRLISGSGDYLARFRGLFGDPDADYQQALDRHYRDGVPEGWRERFVSSYATMHAAEDWAETFAHYLHIRDTLDTCAWCGLAPASATFDRQPLGPSAFPTIIDMWLPLSWSLNMVNRSMGHDDLYPFVLPPAVLEKMRFVHTVIDEVAAAASGPAAQS from the coding sequence ATGCGTGACTTCCACTGCCCCAACTGCGGTCAGCGCTTGACGTTCGAGAACTCCGCGTGCCTGTCGTGCGGCAGCGCCCTGGGGTTCTCGCTTGACCAGATGGCCCTGTTGGTGATCGCCCACGGCGAGGGGGGCGAGCATGCCGGCGCCGTTGCCGCCAGCGACTATCGGTTGTGCGCCAATCTGCATCGCGCCGAATGCAATTGGCTGGTCCCTGTCGATCGGCCCGGCGGCCTGTGTGCGTCGTGCGCGCTGACCGTGGAGCGACCCAACGACGCCGACGGTGTCGGCTTGGCGGTGTTCGCCCGGGCCGAGGCGGCCAAGCGGCGGCTGGTCGCCGAGCTGCACGAGCTGAAACTGCCGGTCGTCGGACGCGACCAGGATCCCAACCGCGGGCTGGCATTCCGGCTGCTGTCTAGTGCGCACGAGGCCGTGACCACCGGGCACGACAACGGCGTCATCACCCTGGATCTGGCCGAGGGCGACGACGTGCACCGCGAGCAGCTGCGGGTCGAGATGGACGAGCCCTACCGGACCCTGCTGGGGCACTTTCGCCACGAGGTCGGGCACTACTACTTCTTCCGGCTGATCTCCGGCTCAGGTGACTACCTGGCGCGGTTCCGTGGGCTGTTCGGCGACCCCGACGCCGATTACCAGCAGGCGCTGGACCGGCATTACCGCGACGGCGTGCCCGAGGGCTGGCGGGAGCGCTTCGTGTCGTCGTATGCGACCATGCACGCCGCCGAGGATTGGGCCGAGACGTTCGCCCACTACCTGCACATCCGCGACACCCTGGACACCTGCGCCTGGTGCGGCCTGGCGCCGGCGTCGGCCACCTTTGATCGGCAGCCGTTGGGCCCCAGCGCTTTTCCCACCATCATCGACATGTGGCTGCCGTTGTCGTGGTCGCTGAACATGGTGAACAGGTCGATGGGCCACGACGACCTGTACCCCTTCGTGCTGCCGCCCGCGGTGTTGGAGAAGATGCGGTTCGTCCACACGGTCATCGACGAGGTGGCTGCCGCCGCGAGCGGGCCCGCGGCACAGTCGTGA
- a CDS encoding transglutaminase family protein translates to MSLPIDDLPGAPATKRWRVTHRTEYRYSDVVTSSYGRGFLTPRDSLRQRCVAHRLIVEPTPADSSTSRDSYGNISSYFHVTEPHRILTITSDSIVDVAPPGDGLYTSGPALQRWEAARPSGPQGALAVDFTLDLNPPEITDEVREYAAPSFVPERPLVEVLRDLAARIYRDFSYRSGSTTVSTRVAEVLRAREGVCQDFARLAIACLRANGLAACYVSGYLATDPPPGKDRMIGIDATHAWATVWTPQQPGQFEWLGLDPTNDQLVDQRYIAVGRGRDYADVPPLRGIIYTNSEHSVIDVAVDVVPFEGDTLHA, encoded by the coding sequence TTGTCGTTGCCGATTGACGACCTGCCCGGTGCCCCGGCCACCAAGCGTTGGCGTGTCACGCACCGCACCGAATACCGCTATTCCGACGTCGTCACCAGCTCGTATGGCCGTGGTTTTCTCACCCCGCGGGACTCGCTGCGCCAGCGGTGTGTCGCGCACCGGCTGATCGTTGAGCCGACCCCCGCCGACAGCTCCACCAGCCGCGACAGTTACGGCAACATCAGCTCCTATTTCCACGTCACCGAGCCGCACCGCATCTTGACGATCACCAGCGACTCCATCGTCGATGTGGCCCCGCCCGGTGACGGGCTCTACACCAGCGGGCCGGCCCTGCAGCGATGGGAGGCCGCCCGGCCGAGCGGGCCGCAGGGGGCGCTGGCGGTCGATTTCACCCTGGACCTGAACCCGCCGGAGATCACCGACGAGGTGCGGGAGTACGCGGCCCCCAGCTTCGTGCCGGAACGCCCGTTGGTGGAGGTGCTGCGCGACCTCGCCGCGCGGATCTACCGCGACTTCTCCTACCGGTCGGGGTCGACCACCGTCTCCACCAGAGTCGCCGAGGTTCTGCGGGCGCGGGAAGGGGTATGCCAAGACTTTGCCAGGCTGGCGATCGCTTGCCTGCGCGCCAACGGTCTGGCGGCCTGTTACGTGTCGGGGTATCTGGCCACCGACCCGCCGCCGGGAAAGGATCGGATGATCGGCATCGACGCCACCCATGCCTGGGCGACGGTGTGGACGCCCCAGCAGCCAGGTCAGTTCGAGTGGCTGGGCCTGGATCCCACCAACGACCAGCTGGTCGACCAGCGCTACATCGCCGTCGGTCGCGGCCGCGACTACGCCGACGTGCCGCCGCTGCGCGGCATCATCTACACCAACTCCGAGCACAGCGTGATCGACGTCGCCGTCGATGTCGTCCCGTTCGAGGGTGACACGCTGCATGCGTGA
- a CDS encoding MmcQ/YjbR family DNA-binding protein, with amino-acid sequence MATWDDVARIVAELPLTAERSPRDWRVGKKPLAWERPLRPSDREALIRAGSEPPDGDILAVRVSDEGVKFALIADEPEVYFTTPHFDGYPAVLVKLAAIEVPGLEELITEAWLTQAPKKLAQEFLTDSP; translated from the coding sequence GTGGCCACCTGGGACGACGTTGCCCGCATTGTCGCTGAGCTGCCCCTTACCGCCGAGCGGTCGCCGCGTGACTGGCGGGTCGGCAAGAAACCGCTGGCGTGGGAGCGGCCGCTGCGACCGTCCGACCGGGAAGCTTTGATCAGGGCCGGGTCGGAACCGCCGGACGGCGACATCCTGGCCGTGCGGGTGTCGGACGAGGGTGTCAAGTTCGCCTTGATCGCCGACGAGCCGGAGGTGTATTTCACCACCCCGCATTTCGACGGGTATCCCGCGGTGCTGGTCAAGCTGGCCGCGATCGAGGTACCCGGCCTCGAGGAGCTGATCACCGAGGCCTGGCTGACGCAGGCCCCGAAAAAGCTGGCGCAGGAGTTCCTCACGGACTCACCGTGA
- a CDS encoding FUSC family protein, with product MHTSLLGRAAAGGLAVAQRLRAALWPITQTSVAASLAWYLTHDVLAHPQPFFAPISAVVCMSATNVLRARRATQMIVGVALGIVLGAGVHAVLGAGPLAMGVAVLISLSVAVLIARGFIAQGLMFVNQTAVSSVLVLVFAPTGGVVAERLFDSLIGGGLALVFAMLLFPADPVGMLCAARAEVLTALHDTLAAAATAVNDPDRAGPDWPLSAFDRLHHQLSGLIEARATAVLVSRRAPRRWAARAAIRDVDLQSARLGMLVSCVVQLTRAITRLGAAEVPQSVRGALADLAAGTALADEDPATAAEHAAAARRQAVDLQARARSRSEVVLADIVHVCADDLQQVIERPHGQPSGSR from the coding sequence ATGCACACTTCGCTGCTGGGCAGGGCGGCCGCCGGCGGCCTTGCTGTCGCCCAACGCCTGCGCGCCGCGTTGTGGCCGATCACTCAGACCTCGGTCGCCGCCAGCCTCGCCTGGTATCTCACCCATGACGTGCTCGCCCATCCCCAGCCGTTCTTCGCGCCGATCTCCGCGGTGGTGTGCATGTCGGCGACCAATGTTCTGCGGGCACGACGTGCCACCCAGATGATCGTCGGGGTGGCACTGGGGATTGTCCTGGGTGCGGGCGTGCACGCCGTGCTCGGTGCCGGTCCCCTCGCCATGGGTGTGGCGGTGTTGATCTCGCTGAGCGTCGCGGTGCTGATCGCGCGTGGCTTCATCGCGCAGGGCTTGATGTTCGTCAACCAGACCGCCGTCTCGTCGGTGCTGGTCTTGGTGTTCGCTCCGACCGGCGGGGTGGTCGCCGAGCGCTTGTTCGATTCGCTGATTGGCGGCGGCCTGGCCCTGGTGTTCGCCATGCTGCTGTTTCCTGCCGACCCGGTGGGCATGCTGTGCGCGGCGCGCGCCGAGGTGCTGACCGCCCTGCACGACACCTTGGCCGCGGCCGCGACTGCGGTGAATGATCCCGACCGCGCCGGTCCCGACTGGCCGCTGTCCGCCTTCGATCGACTGCACCATCAGCTGAGCGGGCTGATCGAGGCCCGCGCTACGGCCGTCCTGGTGTCCCGCAGAGCGCCCCGCCGATGGGCGGCGCGTGCCGCCATTCGCGACGTCGACCTGCAGTCGGCCCGATTGGGGATGCTGGTCAGCTGCGTGGTGCAGCTGACCCGGGCGATCACCCGGTTGGGCGCCGCGGAGGTTCCGCAATCCGTGCGCGGCGCGCTTGCCGACCTCGCGGCGGGCACGGCGCTGGCCGACGAGGATCCCGCGACGGCGGCCGAGCATGCCGCCGCGGCCCGCCGCCAGGCCGTGGACTTGCAAGCACGGGCCCGCAGCAGATCCGAGGTGGTGCTCGCCGACATCGTGCATGTCTGCGCCGACGACCTGCAACAGGTGATCGAGCGGCCCCACGGTCAGCCCTCGGGCTCACGGTGA
- the aspS gene encoding aspartate--tRNA ligase has protein sequence MFVLRSHAAGALRESDAGQQVTLAGWVARRRDHGGVIFIDLRDASGIAQVVFRAPDVLAQAHRLRAEFCIAVHGVVEIRPEGNANPEIATGDIEVNAASLTVLGECAPLPFQLDEPAGEELRLKYRYLDLRRDGPAAAIRLRSKVNAAARAVLARHDFVEIETPTITRSTPEGARDFLVPARLHPGSFYALPQSPQLFKQLLMVAGMERYFQIARCYRDEDFRADRQPEFTQLDMELSFVDADDVIAISEEILTELWALIGYRLATPIPRITYAEAMRRFGTDKPDLRFGLELVECTEFFRDTTFRVFQAPYVGAVVMPGGASQPRRTLDGWQEWAKQRGHRGLAYVLVGDASSGGALAGPVAKNLTETEREGLAAHVGANPGDCIFFSAGPVKSSRALLGAARIEIANRLGLIDPDAWSFVWVVDPPLFEPADEAAAAGEVAVGSGAWTAVHHPFTAPKPEWEHSIESDPGGVLADAYDIVCNGHEIGGGSIRIHRRDIQERVFAVMGLDKAEAEEKFGFLLEAFMFGAPPHGGIAFGWDRTTALLAGADSIREVIAFPKTGGGVDPLTDAPAPITAQQRKESGIDAKA, from the coding sequence TTGTTTGTGCTGCGCAGCCACGCCGCAGGTGCGCTACGGGAAAGCGACGCCGGGCAGCAGGTGACGCTGGCCGGCTGGGTGGCGCGCCGCCGCGACCACGGCGGCGTCATCTTCATCGACCTGCGCGACGCCTCCGGCATCGCACAGGTGGTGTTCCGCGCCCCCGACGTGCTGGCACAGGCGCATCGGCTGCGCGCCGAGTTCTGCATCGCCGTGCACGGCGTGGTGGAGATCCGCCCGGAAGGCAACGCTAACCCCGAGATCGCCACCGGCGATATCGAGGTCAACGCCGCCTCGCTGACGGTGCTGGGTGAATGCGCGCCGCTGCCGTTCCAGCTGGACGAGCCCGCGGGCGAGGAGTTGCGGTTGAAGTACCGTTACCTCGACCTGCGCCGCGACGGCCCCGCCGCGGCAATCCGATTGCGTTCCAAGGTAAATGCCGCTGCGCGCGCGGTGCTGGCGCGGCACGACTTCGTCGAGATCGAGACGCCCACGATCACCCGCTCGACGCCGGAAGGGGCGCGCGACTTTCTGGTGCCGGCCCGGCTGCACCCCGGTTCGTTCTACGCCCTGCCGCAGAGCCCGCAGCTGTTCAAGCAGCTGCTGATGGTGGCCGGGATGGAACGCTACTTCCAGATCGCCCGCTGCTACCGCGACGAAGACTTCCGTGCCGACCGTCAGCCGGAATTCACCCAGCTCGACATGGAGCTCAGCTTCGTCGACGCCGACGACGTCATCGCGATCTCCGAGGAGATCCTGACCGAATTGTGGGCGCTGATCGGCTACCGGCTTGCGACGCCGATCCCGCGCATCACCTACGCCGAAGCCATGCGCCGATTCGGCACCGACAAGCCCGACCTGCGGTTCGGGCTGGAACTCGTCGAGTGCACGGAGTTTTTCAGGGACACCACATTTCGCGTTTTCCAGGCGCCGTATGTCGGCGCCGTCGTGATGCCCGGCGGGGCGTCGCAGCCGCGACGCACGCTGGATGGCTGGCAGGAGTGGGCCAAACAGCGCGGACATCGGGGCCTGGCCTACGTGCTCGTCGGCGACGCGTCATCTGGGGGCGCCCTGGCCGGCCCGGTGGCCAAGAACCTCACCGAGACCGAACGCGAGGGCCTTGCCGCCCATGTCGGAGCCAACCCCGGGGACTGCATCTTCTTTTCGGCGGGTCCGGTCAAGTCGTCGCGGGCGCTGCTGGGCGCGGCCCGCATCGAGATCGCCAACCGCCTGGGCCTGATCGACCCGGACGCGTGGTCGTTCGTCTGGGTGGTTGACCCGCCGTTGTTCGAACCCGCCGACGAGGCCGCCGCCGCCGGTGAGGTCGCGGTCGGCTCCGGGGCGTGGACCGCGGTGCATCACCCCTTCACCGCGCCCAAGCCGGAGTGGGAGCACAGCATCGAATCCGATCCGGGCGGCGTGCTGGCCGACGCCTACGACATCGTCTGCAACGGCCACGAGATCGGCGGCGGTTCGATCCGTATCCACCGCCGCGACATCCAGGAACGGGTGTTCGCGGTGATGGGTCTGGACAAGGCCGAGGCCGAAGAGAAGTTCGGATTCCTGTTGGAGGCCTTCATGTTTGGCGCACCGCCACACGGCGGGATCGCGTTCGGCTGGGACCGGACCACCGCGCTGTTGGCCGGGGCCGACTCGATCCGGGAGGTGATCGCCTTCCCCAAGACCGGCGGCGGGGTCGACCCGCTGACCGACGCCCCGGCCCCGATCACCGCCCAGCAGCGCAAGGAATCCGGCATCGACGCCAAGGCCTAA
- a CDS encoding SRPBCC family protein, producing MFPCERVDVSFTDTAPYRFRNSVDLAITPQQLFEVLADAQSWPRWATVITTVTWTSPAPLGVGSTRTVEMRGGIVGDEVFLVWEPVTRMAFRFNECSTRAVAAFAEDYRVEAIPGGCRLTWTMAQKPAGAARLGMFVFRPLLNLVFRRFLTNLRRYTDTRFAAADPR from the coding sequence ATGTTCCCCTGCGAGCGCGTCGACGTGAGCTTCACCGATACCGCGCCATACCGCTTCCGCAATAGCGTCGATCTGGCCATCACGCCCCAGCAGCTGTTCGAGGTCCTCGCCGACGCCCAGTCCTGGCCGCGGTGGGCGACGGTGATCACCACGGTGACCTGGACCAGTCCCGCACCGCTCGGCGTCGGCAGCACCCGCACCGTCGAAATGCGCGGAGGCATCGTCGGTGACGAAGTGTTCCTCGTGTGGGAACCGGTCACCCGCATGGCGTTTCGTTTCAACGAATGCTCCACCCGGGCCGTCGCCGCGTTCGCCGAAGATTACCGGGTCGAGGCCATCCCGGGAGGCTGCCGGCTGACCTGGACGATGGCGCAGAAGCCCGCCGGCGCGGCGCGGCTGGGGATGTTCGTGTTTCGGCCGCTGTTGAACCTGGTTTTTCGCCGCTTCCTGACCAACCTGCGCCGTTACACCGACACCCGGTTCGCCGCCGCGGACCCGCGTTAG
- the ypfJ gene encoding KPN_02809 family neutral zinc metallopeptidase translates to MTFNEGMRIDTSTASSSGGGGGRTIAMGGGIGGLLLVVVAVLLGVDPGQVANQQDISDVAAPGFDLSRCQTGADANKYVQCRVVATGNSVDAVWKQLLPGYTRPHVRLFIGQVGTGCGSATSDIGPFYCPVDKTAYFDTDFFGVLVTQFGSSGGPFAQEYVVAHEYGHHVQNLAGVLGRAQQGAQGAAGNGVRTELQADCYAGIWAHYASTVKQESTGVPYLQPLSDKDIHDALSAAAAVGDDRIQQQATGRTNPESWTHGSAVQRQKWFTVGYQTGNPSQCDTFDAADLG, encoded by the coding sequence ATGACCTTCAACGAAGGTATGCGGATCGACACCAGCACCGCGTCGTCCTCGGGCGGTGGTGGCGGTCGGACGATCGCCATGGGCGGCGGCATCGGCGGGCTGCTGTTGGTGGTGGTCGCGGTGCTCCTCGGCGTGGATCCCGGCCAGGTCGCCAACCAGCAGGACATCAGCGACGTCGCGGCGCCCGGGTTCGATCTGAGCCGGTGCCAGACCGGGGCCGACGCCAACAAGTACGTGCAGTGCCGCGTGGTGGCCACCGGCAATTCGGTGGACGCGGTGTGGAAGCAGTTGCTGCCCGGCTACACCCGGCCACATGTGCGGCTGTTCATCGGCCAGGTGGGCACCGGCTGCGGGTCGGCCACCAGCGACATCGGGCCGTTTTACTGCCCGGTGGACAAGACGGCATACTTCGACACCGACTTCTTTGGGGTGCTGGTCACCCAATTCGGTTCCAGCGGTGGACCATTCGCCCAGGAGTACGTGGTGGCCCACGAATACGGCCACCACGTGCAGAACCTGGCGGGGGTGCTTGGCCGCGCCCAGCAGGGCGCGCAGGGCGCAGCGGGCAACGGCGTGCGCACCGAGCTGCAGGCCGACTGTTATGCCGGGATCTGGGCGCACTACGCGTCCACCGTCAAACAGGAAAGCACCGGGGTGCCCTACCTGCAGCCGTTGAGCGACAAGGACATCCACGACGCCCTCTCGGCCGCGGCGGCGGTGGGCGACGACCGCATCCAGCAGCAGGCGACCGGGCGAACCAATCCCGAATCCTGGACGCACGGTTCGGCCGTGCAACGGCAGAAGTGGTTCACCGTCGGCTACCAGACCGGCAACCCCAGCCAGTGCGACACCTTCGATGCCGCCGATCTCGGATAG
- the ypfJ gene encoding KPN_02809 family neutral zinc metallopeptidase codes for MTFNEGIQIDTSTSSSTSSTGSRVIAIGGGLGGLLLVMVAMLLGIDPGGVRSQLPMDVNGAVAPGFDLRQCKTGADANKFVQCRVVATGNSLDAVWKQLLSGYTRPHVRLFTGQVGTACGPASSDIGPFYCPVDKTAYFDTDFFGVLITRFGSSGGPLAQEYVVAHEFGHHVQNLLGVLGRGQQGAQGAAGNGVRTELQADCYAGVWAHYASTVVQASTGVPYLEPLSDKDIHDALSAAAAVGDDRIQQQASGRTNPESWTHGSAAQRQKWFTIGYQSGDPNKCNTFTAAEL; via the coding sequence ATGACCTTCAACGAGGGCATACAGATCGACACCAGCACGTCGTCGTCGACGAGCAGCACGGGCAGTCGAGTGATCGCGATCGGCGGCGGTCTCGGCGGGTTGCTGTTGGTGATGGTCGCGATGCTGCTCGGAATCGATCCCGGCGGGGTGCGAAGTCAGCTGCCGATGGACGTCAACGGAGCCGTCGCACCCGGTTTCGACCTGCGCCAGTGCAAGACCGGGGCCGACGCCAACAAGTTTGTGCAGTGCCGGGTGGTGGCCACCGGCAATTCGCTGGACGCGGTGTGGAAGCAGCTGTTGTCCGGCTACACCCGACCCCATGTGCGGCTGTTCACCGGCCAGGTGGGCACCGCATGCGGACCGGCCAGCAGCGACATCGGGCCGTTCTACTGCCCGGTGGACAAGACCGCGTACTTCGACACCGACTTTTTTGGGGTGCTGATCACCCGATTCGGTTCCAGCGGTGGACCATTGGCGCAAGAGTACGTGGTGGCCCACGAGTTCGGCCACCACGTGCAGAACCTGCTGGGGGTGCTCGGCCGCGGCCAGCAGGGCGCGCAGGGTGCTGCGGGCAACGGGGTACGCACCGAGTTGCAGGCCGATTGCTACGCGGGCGTCTGGGCGCACTACGCGTCGACGGTCGTTCAGGCGAGCACCGGCGTGCCGTACCTGGAGCCGTTGAGCGACAAGGACATCCACGACGCCCTCTCGGCCGCGGCGGCGGTCGGCGATGACCGCATCCAGCAGCAGGCCAGCGGGCGAACCAATCCCGAGTCCTGGACGCACGGTTCGGCCGCGCAACGCCAGAAGTGGTTCACCATCGGCTACCAGAGCGGCGACCCCAACAAGTGCAATACGTTCACCGCCGCAGAGCTCTAG